A window of Sulfurimonas gotlandica GD1 contains these coding sequences:
- a CDS encoding MerR family transcriptional regulator: MEYKISELVASTNVPKSTILYYIREGLLPEAKKIKSNVHRYNDEHIELIKYIKYMQTEMGSSNEQIKTALQHKNQSLSSSFSMLAPLMQTLSDIPAGAQHYTKEEFIEHYGFESELLEQLLEDGILVPISSDDYTDKEASIIRLIEKFQEIGIECSIIKQYVHHAKALSELEHQIQGQLCSVRSDENFSTLWKIMLDTLFNAKKYIFSRYTHKVLFKALKDEMAKND; encoded by the coding sequence TTGGAATATAAAATATCAGAATTAGTAGCATCGACAAATGTACCAAAATCTACGATTTTGTACTACATCAGAGAGGGTTTACTGCCCGAAGCTAAAAAAATCAAATCTAATGTTCACAGATACAATGATGAACATATAGAACTTATTAAATATATAAAATATATGCAAACAGAAATGGGCAGTTCAAATGAGCAGATAAAGACTGCCTTGCAACATAAAAATCAATCACTATCGAGTTCTTTTTCCATGCTTGCACCTTTGATGCAGACTCTTAGTGATATCCCTGCTGGCGCACAACACTACACTAAAGAAGAATTTATTGAGCATTACGGTTTTGAAAGTGAACTTTTAGAACAGCTTTTAGAAGATGGTATTCTTGTGCCAATAAGTAGTGATGATTATACAGACAAAGAGGCTTCTATTATTAGGCTTATAGAAAAGTTTCAAGAAATTGGTATTGAGTGCAGTATTATTAAACAATATGTACATCACGCAAAAGCTCTATCTGAACTTGAGCATCAAATACAGGGTCAGTTGTGTAGTGTGAGGAGTGATGAAAATTTTTCAACACTATGGAAGATTATGCTAGATACACTTTTTAATGCTAAAAAGTATATCTTTAGTCGCTACACCCATAAAGTGCTATTTAAAGCTCTTAAGGATGAGATGGCTAAGAACGACTAA
- a CDS encoding bifunctional methionine sulfoxide reductase B/A protein → MEQLSDEEKYVLIHKGTEAPYSGKYTNEKSNGTYTCKICETPLYKSSDKFNSNCGWPSFDDAIPGAVKRVPDADGRRVEIVCATCGGHLGHVFEGEGFTDKNTRHCVNSISIKLDTTPDAKDNNMSYAYFAGGCFWGVEYYLEKLDGVKEVHSGFMGGHVKNPGYYEVVSGRTGHLEAVEVIYDKSKISYEQVAKTFFEIHDPTQTNGQGPDIGSQYLSAVFVNNDNEKNTIRKLIAQLETNGFNVATKILDKQEFYKADEGHQNYYNKKGSLPYCHGYKRRF, encoded by the coding sequence ATAGAACAACTTAGCGATGAAGAGAAATATGTACTTATTCACAAAGGTACGGAAGCACCGTATAGTGGTAAATACACAAATGAGAAATCAAATGGCACTTATACATGTAAAATCTGTGAGACACCACTCTACAAATCAAGCGACAAGTTTAACTCAAACTGTGGTTGGCCAAGTTTTGACGATGCAATCCCTGGAGCTGTAAAAAGAGTTCCAGATGCCGACGGCAGACGTGTTGAGATAGTCTGTGCTACATGTGGCGGACACTTGGGTCATGTTTTTGAAGGTGAAGGTTTTACTGATAAAAACACTAGACACTGCGTAAACTCTATCTCAATAAAATTAGATACGACTCCCGATGCCAAAGATAACAATATGTCTTACGCATATTTTGCAGGTGGATGTTTTTGGGGAGTCGAGTACTACTTGGAAAAGCTAGATGGTGTAAAAGAAGTACATTCAGGTTTTATGGGTGGACATGTTAAAAATCCAGGCTATTATGAAGTAGTTAGCGGTAGAACCGGTCACTTGGAAGCTGTTGAAGTTATCTATGACAAAAGTAAAATATCTTATGAGCAGGTTGCAAAAACTTTCTTTGAGATTCACGATCCAACTCAGACAAACGGTCAAGGTCCAGATATAGGGTCACAATATCTATCAGCTGTTTTTGTAAATAATGATAATGAGAAAAACACTATTCGTAAACTTATAGCTCAACTTGAAACAAATGGTTTTAATGTAGCGACAAAAATATTAGACAAGCAAGAGTTTTACAAAGCCGATGAAGGTCATCAGAATTATTACAATAAAAAAGGCTCTCTACCGTACTGTCATGGCTATAAAAGAAGATTTTAA
- a CDS encoding ribonucleotide-diphosphate reductase subunit beta: MKRKNIYNPDSKENVNDRKVFGGDPTGIFELNNIKYQWAYNLWEVMLNNTWFPKEVDMTRDVNDYKNLTENEKTAYDKALSQLIFMDSLQTNNLIDNVNPYVTSPEINLILVRQSFEEALHSQSYAVMVDSISTNSAEIYDLWRRDMMLKGKNDAIARVYQELAANPTEHNFVKACFANQILEGIYFYSGFTYIYTLARSGKMLGSAQMIRFIQRDEVTHLVLFQNLINTLRKERPDLFTDKLKEEVIAMFKEAVQLESEWGKYITQGQILGLTNDIVEQYIKFLADERLTAVGFEKLYNVTNPIKWVDDFAKFNDQKTNFFEGTVTNYSKGSLTFDEDF, from the coding sequence ATGAAAAGAAAAAATATATATAATCCAGATTCTAAAGAGAATGTGAATGACAGAAAAGTATTTGGCGGAGATCCGACAGGTATATTTGAGTTAAACAACATCAAGTATCAGTGGGCATATAATCTTTGGGAAGTGATGCTAAACAACACTTGGTTTCCAAAAGAAGTTGATATGACTCGTGATGTTAATGACTACAAAAATCTTACAGAAAATGAAAAAACAGCTTACGATAAGGCTCTTTCCCAGTTAATTTTTATGGACTCACTACAAACAAATAATCTTATTGATAACGTAAACCCATATGTGACTTCTCCAGAAATTAATCTTATACTTGTTCGTCAATCATTTGAAGAAGCACTTCACTCACAATCTTACGCTGTAATGGTTGATAGCATCTCTACAAACTCGGCTGAGATTTATGACCTTTGGCGTCGTGATATGATGCTAAAGGGTAAAAATGATGCAATTGCAAGAGTTTACCAAGAACTTGCAGCTAACCCAACAGAACACAACTTTGTAAAAGCATGTTTTGCAAACCAGATTCTAGAAGGTATCTACTTCTACAGTGGTTTTACTTACATCTATACTCTTGCACGTTCAGGTAAGATGCTAGGAAGTGCGCAGATGATTCGTTTTATTCAAAGAGATGAAGTAACTCACCTTGTACTGTTCCAAAATCTAATCAACACTCTTAGAAAAGAGAGACCGGATCTTTTTACTGACAAGTTAAAAGAAGAAGTTATAGCTATGTTTAAAGAGGCTGTTCAACTGGAAAGTGAATGGGGTAAATATATTACTCAAGGGCAAATACTTGGGCTTACAAACGATATAGTTGAGCAATATATTAAATTCCTAGCAGATGAGAGACTTACTGCTGTTGGGTTTGAAAAACTTTATAATGTAACTAATCCAATAAAATGGGTTGATGATTTCGCAAAATTTAATGATCAAAAAACTAACTTCTTTGAAGGAACTGTAACTAATTACTCAAAGGGTAGTTTAACTTTTGATGAGGATTTTTAG
- the typA gene encoding translational GTPase TypA, with amino-acid sequence MQKIRNIAVIAHVDHGKTTLVDGLLEQSGTYGAHEAHAERAMDSNDLEKERGITILSKNTAIRYKDYKINIIDTPGHADFGGEVERVLKMVDGVLVLVDAYEGVMPQTKFVVKKMLALGKKPIVVINKIDKPSADPERVVDEMFDLFAAMGATDDQQDFPIIYAAARDGMAKMDMSDPDGDFTCIFDAILEHVPEPEGDRENHTQAQVFTLDYDNYVGKIGISRIFNGVVRKGDNIMLAKADGEFTKGKITKLIGFHGLNRMEIQEAEAGDIVAFAGIETVDVGDTICDPANPMPLDPMHIEEPTLTVVFAVNDSPLAGQEGKHVTSNKLKERLEFEMNTNVAMRLEVVGEGKFKVSGRGELQITVLAENMRRENFEFSISRPEVIVKEIEGVKCEPFEHLVIDVPEELSGSVIERLGKRKAEMKSMLPMGQGFQRIEFEIPARALIGFRGQFLTDTKGEGIMNHSFLEFRPYSGTVESRSYGALISMTPGSTLAFSLFGIQDRGVLFIGVQTEVYEGMIIGEHSRSNDLVVNPIKGKAQSNVRSSGADEAIKLIPPRDMSLERALEWIEDDELLEVTPKSVRIRKRFLTEAERKRHSRK; translated from the coding sequence ATGCAAAAGATTAGAAATATTGCAGTAATTGCACACGTTGACCACGGTAAAACTACACTGGTTGATGGACTACTAGAACAGTCAGGAACATATGGAGCTCATGAAGCACATGCAGAAAGAGCAATGGACAGCAATGATTTAGAAAAAGAGCGTGGTATCACGATCCTTTCTAAAAATACGGCTATTCGTTATAAAGATTACAAAATTAACATTATTGACACTCCGGGTCACGCTGACTTCGGTGGAGAAGTTGAACGTGTTCTTAAAATGGTAGATGGTGTTTTAGTTCTTGTTGATGCTTATGAAGGTGTTATGCCACAAACAAAGTTTGTTGTTAAGAAGATGTTAGCGTTAGGTAAAAAACCTATTGTTGTTATCAATAAGATTGATAAACCTTCAGCTGATCCAGAGCGTGTTGTTGATGAGATGTTTGACCTTTTTGCTGCAATGGGTGCAACTGATGACCAGCAAGATTTCCCAATTATTTATGCTGCTGCTCGTGATGGTATGGCTAAAATGGATATGAGTGATCCTGATGGAGACTTCACATGTATTTTTGATGCTATCCTAGAACATGTTCCTGAGCCAGAAGGTGATAGAGAAAACCATACTCAAGCACAGGTATTTACACTAGATTATGATAACTATGTTGGTAAAATCGGTATTTCTCGTATTTTCAACGGTGTTGTAAGAAAAGGTGACAATATTATGCTTGCAAAAGCTGATGGCGAATTTACAAAAGGTAAAATTACTAAACTTATTGGTTTCCATGGTCTTAACCGTATGGAAATTCAAGAAGCTGAAGCTGGTGATATTGTTGCGTTTGCAGGAATTGAAACTGTTGATGTCGGAGATACTATTTGTGATCCAGCTAACCCAATGCCACTTGATCCGATGCACATCGAAGAGCCAACTTTAACAGTTGTTTTTGCAGTAAATGATTCTCCTCTTGCTGGTCAAGAAGGAAAACACGTTACTTCTAACAAACTAAAAGAGCGTTTAGAATTTGAGATGAATACAAACGTTGCAATGAGACTTGAAGTTGTTGGTGAAGGTAAATTTAAAGTTTCTGGTCGTGGTGAGCTTCAAATTACAGTTCTTGCTGAAAATATGCGTCGTGAAAATTTTGAGTTTAGTATATCTCGTCCAGAAGTTATCGTTAAAGAGATCGAAGGCGTTAAATGTGAGCCATTTGAGCATCTAGTTATCGATGTTCCTGAAGAATTATCTGGTAGTGTTATTGAGCGTCTTGGTAAGAGAAAAGCTGAGATGAAATCAATGCTTCCAATGGGTCAAGGTTTCCAAAGAATAGAGTTTGAAATTCCTGCTCGTGCACTTATCGGTTTCCGTGGACAATTCTTGACAGATACTAAGGGTGAAGGTATTATGAATCACTCTTTCTTAGAGTTCCGTCCATATTCTGGTACGGTTGAGTCAAGAAGCTATGGTGCTTTAATCTCTATGACTCCAGGTTCTACTTTAGCATTCTCACTATTTGGTATTCAGGATCGTGGTGTTCTTTTTATCGGTGTTCAAACTGAAGTTTACGAAGGTATGATTATCGGTGAGCATTCACGTTCAAATGATTTAGTTGTTAACCCGATTAAGGGTAAGGCTCAATCAAATGTACGTAGTTCAGGTGCTGATGAAGCTATTAAACTTATCCCGCCTCGTGACATGTCTTTAGAACGTGCTCTAGAGTGGATTGAAGATGATGAGCTTCTTGAAGTAACTCCTAAATCAGTTCGTATTCGTAAAAGATTCTTAACTGAAGCAGAGAGAAAAAGACACTCTAGAAAATAG
- a CDS encoding carboxymuconolactone decarboxylase family protein, whose protein sequence is MAHIKLPEFEDMSPAIQDKARPILEKTGKLGEIFKLLAIDEKVYFATDVMIQKYLLDETSLSYDIKESIALLISVENGCKMCVDVHKGIAKMLGLSDERIEEVLQGVDAIHTSDEEKALLNFCIKASKKDNYKVLKEDIDALKDMGYSDTQIIEAVAITGYFNYINTLSNVFALGL, encoded by the coding sequence ATGGCACATATTAAACTACCGGAATTTGAAGATATGAGTCCTGCTATTCAAGATAAAGCAAGACCTATACTGGAAAAGACAGGAAAACTGGGCGAGATATTTAAACTTTTGGCAATTGATGAGAAAGTATATTTTGCAACTGATGTAATGATTCAAAAGTATCTGCTTGATGAGACTTCACTCTCTTACGATATTAAGGAATCCATAGCGCTCCTAATCTCAGTAGAAAACGGCTGTAAGATGTGTGTAGATGTACATAAGGGCATTGCAAAAATGCTTGGTCTATCAGATGAGAGAATCGAAGAAGTACTTCAAGGCGTAGATGCTATTCACACAAGTGATGAAGAAAAAGCACTTCTAAACTTCTGTATCAAAGCTTCTAAGAAAGATAATTACAAGGTTTTAAAAGAAGATATAGATGCACTTAAAGATATGGGTTATAGTGATACTCAGATAATTGAGGCCGTAGCAATTACTGGCTACTTTAACTATATAAATACTCTTTCAAATGTTTTTGCTCTAGGTCTATGA
- a CDS encoding CZB domain-containing protein, translating to MSEQFTEIQTGISGSNELITELNSCLEDDAQQMKVSFKTIGFTTDRIFMSLAKLDHILWKTNTYYSAATKEEKFKFVDHHNCRLGKWYYEGEGHEMFAQTPSYSKLETPHATVHNGTHKVFDLIVEKNVDLDALTEAFKEMEKGSDEVFNILDKILHDKD from the coding sequence ATGTCAGAGCAGTTTACAGAGATTCAGACAGGTATAAGTGGCTCAAATGAACTAATAACTGAGCTAAACTCTTGCCTTGAAGATGACGCACAGCAGATGAAGGTATCATTTAAAACAATTGGCTTTACAACAGATCGTATCTTTATGTCTCTAGCAAAACTAGACCATATTCTGTGGAAAACAAATACTTACTACTCTGCAGCTACAAAGGAAGAGAAATTTAAGTTTGTTGATCACCATAACTGTCGTTTGGGTAAATGGTACTATGAAGGTGAAGGTCATGAGATGTTTGCACAAACTCCATCATATTCTAAACTAGAGACTCCACATGCAACAGTACATAATGGTACACACAAAGTTTTTGATCTCATTGTTGAAAAAAATGTTGATTTAGATGCTCTTACAGAGGCATTTAAAGAGATGGAAAAAGGAAGTGATGAAGTATTTAATATCTTAGATAAAATACTTCATGATAAAGACTAA
- a CDS encoding sensor domain-containing protein, translating into MPFKLSDLKEHNSELLKLLTQQLPDMLWVKDLNGKYLYANKAICDGLLMAKDTDEPIGKGDVFFALREREANSDKLNWHTFGELCFNSDQVVIENGEAMKFEEYGNVKGELLYLEVYKAPFYDEDGKTIGTVGAGRDITNLKKTQLDLEKNLKILDEQREQLEYQANHDSLTDLPNRVLFMDRLQQSINIAQRYDNKVALLFIDLDHFKEINDSLGHGVGDKVLIEVSRRMKNQMRKSDTLSRLGGDEFCIILNDIIDIEDMSDIITSGMEALKEPMEINGHTLYVGMSIGVSVYPNDGNSASSLLKNADAAMYKAKGDGRNTYCFYDEAMTERAFERVFLETALRKALEEDELVVYFQPQIDARENKLVGMEALVRWEHPIMGFIYPDKFIPLAEITGMIVQLDRLVMKKALTQFKKWDKAGLNPGKLALNLAIKQIEENDFIEFIENILDCEDCSYKNIEFELTENQIMNNPEASIETLQKLSDLGISIAIDDFGTGYSSLAYLKRLPIDKLKIDRSFIKDLPQDADDAAITKTIISLCSSLNLKVIAEGVETEKQKNFILQNGCQFIQGYYYSRPLSIEDMTKYLIEHNKTI; encoded by the coding sequence ATGCCATTTAAACTCTCTGACCTCAAAGAACACAACTCAGAATTACTAAAACTTTTAACTCAACAACTACCCGATATGCTATGGGTTAAAGACTTAAATGGCAAATATCTATATGCTAATAAAGCAATATGTGATGGTCTTTTAATGGCAAAAGATACAGATGAACCTATTGGCAAGGGCGATGTTTTTTTTGCCCTAAGAGAGAGAGAAGCTAATAGTGACAAACTAAACTGGCATACATTTGGTGAGCTATGTTTTAACTCTGATCAAGTTGTCATAGAGAATGGTGAAGCTATGAAGTTTGAAGAGTACGGCAATGTAAAAGGTGAATTACTCTACCTAGAAGTATATAAAGCCCCTTTTTATGATGAAGATGGGAAAACAATTGGCACAGTTGGTGCCGGTCGCGATATAACAAACCTCAAAAAAACACAACTAGATCTAGAAAAAAATCTCAAAATACTTGATGAACAGAGAGAACAGTTAGAATATCAAGCTAACCATGACTCGCTTACTGATCTTCCAAACCGTGTCCTATTTATGGACAGACTGCAACAATCAATCAATATAGCGCAAAGATACGACAATAAAGTAGCTTTACTTTTTATAGACTTAGACCATTTTAAAGAGATAAATGACTCTTTAGGTCACGGCGTAGGTGATAAAGTTTTAATTGAAGTAAGTCGCAGAATGAAAAATCAGATGAGAAAGTCTGATACACTATCAAGACTGGGTGGAGATGAATTTTGTATCATACTTAATGATATTATCGATATAGAAGATATGTCAGATATTATCACAAGTGGGATGGAGGCTCTAAAAGAGCCAATGGAAATAAATGGGCATACTTTATATGTAGGTATGAGTATAGGTGTTTCTGTCTATCCAAATGATGGAAACAGTGCATCTTCACTTTTAAAAAATGCAGATGCAGCTATGTACAAGGCCAAAGGTGATGGAAGAAATACTTACTGTTTTTATGATGAGGCAATGACTGAGCGAGCATTTGAGAGAGTATTTTTAGAAACAGCACTTAGAAAAGCTCTTGAAGAAGATGAACTTGTTGTATATTTTCAACCACAGATAGATGCTAGAGAAAATAAATTAGTTGGTATGGAAGCTCTTGTAAGATGGGAGCATCCAATAATGGGCTTTATCTATCCGGATAAATTTATTCCTCTTGCTGAAATCACAGGAATGATTGTTCAACTAGACAGACTTGTAATGAAAAAAGCACTTACTCAGTTTAAAAAGTGGGACAAAGCTGGTCTTAATCCTGGAAAACTTGCACTAAACTTGGCTATTAAGCAAATAGAAGAAAATGATTTTATAGAGTTTATTGAAAATATACTTGATTGTGAAGATTGCTCATATAAAAATATAGAGTTTGAACTAACAGAAAATCAGATTATGAATAACCCTGAAGCCTCTATAGAGACTCTACAAAAATTGAGTGATTTAGGCATTTCTATTGCTATTGATGATTTTGGAACAGGTTATTCTTCACTGGCTTACCTTAAAAGACTCCCTATTGACAAACTAAAGATAGACAGATCATTTATTAAAGATCTACCTCAAGATGCTGATGATGCAGCGATAACAAAGACTATTATCAGCCTTTGTAGCAGTTTGAACCTTAAGGTAATTGCTGAAGGTGTAGAGACGGAGAAGCAGAAAAATTTTATCTTGCAAAATGGTTGTCAGTTTATTCAAGGTTACTACTATTCACGTCCTTTATCTATTGAAGATATGACAAAATATTTGATAGAACATAATAAAACAATCTAG
- a CDS encoding hydrolase translates to MSNLFTPNFLLKNRHVQTLYASIFRKIPNHTFDIEKFELSDGDFIECYWYNKRDITNSKPIVLLFHGLTGSYKSPYILGTMRELDKNGYDSVVVHFRSSSGVMNIKANSYHSGKTDDAMEFIKSLQNRYTDSKIFAVGYSLGGNVLLKLLGETADASPITAAVSVSAPLQLDVCSNQMSRGFSRVYQHLLLKDLNRSLEQKYKTHDMKSLINLEKKDVKKLSTFWEFDDAYTAPIHGFASAQDYYTKSSSKQFLKHIKTNTLLIHSIDDPFTTPEILPKEDEISPYVKLEIYQNGGHVGFLEGTPLKPKYWLEERIINYFHEYV, encoded by the coding sequence ATGAGCAACTTATTCACTCCCAATTTTTTACTAAAAAACAGACACGTCCAGACTCTATATGCATCTATATTTAGAAAAATTCCAAATCATACTTTTGACATAGAAAAATTTGAGCTAAGTGATGGAGATTTTATAGAGTGCTACTGGTATAACAAAAGAGATATAACAAACAGCAAACCAATTGTTTTACTTTTTCACGGTCTAACCGGTTCTTACAAATCTCCATATATATTAGGAACAATGAGGGAGTTAGATAAAAACGGATACGACAGTGTAGTTGTACATTTTCGCAGTTCTTCTGGTGTAATGAACATAAAAGCAAACTCCTACCATAGCGGTAAAACTGATGATGCAATGGAGTTTATAAAGAGTCTGCAAAACAGATATACCGACTCTAAAATCTTTGCTGTTGGTTACTCTTTGGGAGGTAATGTTTTGCTAAAACTATTAGGTGAAACTGCGGATGCATCTCCTATAACTGCAGCCGTTTCTGTTTCAGCACCACTACAGTTAGACGTTTGTTCCAATCAAATGAGCCGTGGCTTTTCAAGAGTTTATCAGCATCTACTTCTAAAAGATTTAAACAGATCACTAGAGCAAAAATATAAAACACACGATATGAAATCCCTTATCAATTTAGAAAAAAAAGATGTGAAAAAACTCTCTACTTTCTGGGAGTTTGACGATGCTTATACTGCACCCATTCACGGCTTCGCATCTGCACAGGACTACTACACAAAATCAAGCTCAAAACAATTCTTAAAACATATTAAAACAAACACACTTCTTATTCACTCTATTGATGATCCATTTACAACACCGGAAATACTTCCAAAAGAAGATGAGATTTCACCTTACGTTAAACTTGAAATTTACCAAAACGGTGGACACGTCGGTTTTCTAGAAGGAACTCCTTTAAAACCTAAATACTGGCTTGAAGAAAGAATCATCAATTATTTCCATGAGTATGTTTAA
- a CDS encoding DsrE family protein: MKNIFILFFVLFSSLQAKEYKAVFDCSSGNAHYIKTRMWLIDKTMSMIEERGDKVNFAITLHGSCVPMISKEFDFIVPDKDLEDTQKAHDYLKDLATKRGVKVIVCAMSLASNAIARKDVVDFVDISPNSFIDTIGLQNDGYALMTFK, encoded by the coding sequence ATGAAAAATATATTTATACTGTTTTTTGTGCTTTTTTCAAGTCTTCAAGCAAAAGAGTACAAAGCTGTTTTTGATTGTAGCTCAGGGAATGCTCACTACATCAAAACTCGTATGTGGCTGATTGACAAGACTATGAGTATGATAGAAGAACGTGGGGATAAAGTAAATTTTGCCATTACTCTTCATGGCTCTTGCGTACCTATGATATCTAAAGAGTTTGATTTTATAGTTCCAGATAAGGATCTTGAAGATACACAAAAAGCACATGATTATTTAAAAGATTTGGCGACAAAAAGAGGTGTTAAGGTCATAGTATGTGCGATGAGTCTTGCATCTAATGCAATAGCTAGAAAAGATGTAGTTGATTTCGTTGATATTTCACCTAATAGCTTCATAGATACT